The Spinacia oleracea cultivar Varoflay chromosome 2, BTI_SOV_V1, whole genome shotgun sequence DNA segment gtttatataaaatgatcaattttcttaaaaagaaTGTTCAATAGTAAAACAAGTaatgtttaatatatttaaatagaatgttcataattacaatacataatgttcaaaattttgaaatacaatattcattattgaaataattaatgttctacaaaattttgaaatacaatatgcatcattaatttttggttttgttaatcAGCTTTAATTGTGGAACGGGAGGTTTCCCCTTTGGCGATGATTACCAAAGAAGTTCCTGCAAAAAAGAAACCAAAGAAATCAATTGCTGTTTACAAGGAAAAAGTagcagaagaagaggaagaaaaaaCTGGAGTTAGAGGAGGACATGGAAAATTCATCAGTTTCATTTCCATGATGAATGAACAGAAGAAGGAGGCCGTTCGGAATATCGGTCTAGGAGCATTGCTAGATTTCCAGCTACCTACTTCATCCCAACAATTTGTTACATGGCTATGTAACAACTTTGAGGAAAACAACCAATATCTTTATCTGCCGAAGAATGAGAAAATCCTGATAGAATTTGAGGACGTGAAAAAGATATATGGCCTTCCTAGCGGTGAAGTAGACATAGTTGAGGCAAAGTCTGACAAGGCTAGTGAAGAGTTTTCTGCATTCATGGCAAGGTAAATGATCTTAAATCTATACTTATATTTTCAATATATTATAGACTTCAAAAATCTAACTGCATTATGCATGTACtacaaatgttctttttcttaaaGTTATTTGTTCAATTGTGTATGGCTTAATATACATTCAGAATTTGAAAGTTTTACTACAATTATAATGAGAAAAAGTTTTTTCTGTGTTTCTCATAGAATTATTCATAGTTTTTCCTTcttatgttcaaagtttttatcAATTATGTTCAAAAAATTTCCCTAATATGTTTAAAGCTTCTCCAATATGTTCAAACCTTTTCTCCattatgttcaaagtttttttcctttatgttcaaagtttttagtcttatgttcaaaatattttccttaattaaattttgttcatTAACAAAAACAGATGGAAGAAGACAGTAATACATGAAAAGTGGAAACCTAAATAAATTTTGTTCATATttattaaattttgtttttcttaattaaattttgttcatATGTCTATGCTTGTTCTTTTTCTATAACCCTGATTCAtataattgttcataattgttcatAGTTGTTGTtgagtttgttctttctttttatattgGTTGTTCTTTCTGTTTGGGAATGTTTATCTTAattaaattttgctcatttaaataAACAGTTGGAAAAAGATCTTTGGGAATAAGGTCCCATCAGTTCAGAAAATTTTAAAGTACTACAGTCAAGAAGACCAAATTGAGGCTGGACCGGATGCAAATTTCATTACAAGCTTCTTGGTGGTCACTGTCAACACGTTGATCAAGAGCACGTTGTCAAACCAAGCATACTTCAAATTTTTGTtctcaatgatgaatcatgagCAGATCCGGAACTTGAATTGGTGCAAGTATGTGTGGGAGACACTGCTCTCAACTACTGCACAGTATAAGAAAAACCTGAAACAAAAGGACAAAGCAACATTTTTCACAGGACCATTGCCGTTATTGACGGTATAACTTCATTTACACCTTCTaaattgatgattttaatgTACTTGATCAATCTTAGAGATTTTCTAACACTTATACTTTGAATGTCAGATTTTCTATTTTGACAGAGTTCAAAGAATGAACTTTTTTCCTCCAAGACGAATTCCACTTGTGTCCTGCTGGACAAAGGAAATAGGACACAAACGGAATAAATTGGAGGAAAGTGGCTTTGGATTGGGGAAGGTGTTACCCAAAATCAATATTGAAGAAAAACAAACTCGCAAGGTATTATTAAATACATCAAattctaatagattaaatttaattcTTCTGCCAAATATAAATATgggtaatattaattttatgttccttcctttaatatgttaaataatatttttagaaCATATATAAATAAATGCTCATAACCCTTTGCTtaaatgttctttatttttgCATATAATGTTCATACCTCTCTAAGacatatcataacataacataaTGAAGAATTTGTGCAATATATAAAGATAAAATGTTCAAACTTCTTTAGTTATTTATTCAAACTGTATCAATAAATGATAAAAAATAAGTGTTCAAgcctatttatttatatattgtatatgtgcaCAAGTGTCATTCAGTATATATAGTTGTTCATAGTTCTACTTTTAAATGTTCAAACTGAAACACCTAAAAGTTTACTATTCCCTAATATATGTCAATGGGTTTTAAAACACAGGAGTTTATGGATGAGTTTGTCGGTATAATTCAAGCTGTTGGTGACAATTTGTCAAAGCTTTCTGATTCACTGAAGAAGGCGCAAGAATTCTTCCCAGGAAATGAGTTGGTATCTAAAGTGGAAGAGTTCTTGTCAAAAATGGCAAAAGAACCATCATTAAGCCAAGATGAGTGGTCTGGTGACTTCATTAAGGCTCTgttggaaaaagaaaaggagttGTTGGATGCAATTGAGCtggagaaaaacaaagcaaaaaaggATAAGAAGAGATATGAGTATGATATCAAGAATGCATTCGACTTGGGACTTTCACCATCACCGATAATAGATGATGACAAGTTGAAACGTGAGAAAGCTGGTACATCCACCTCTACGCCAAATTTGTCACTTGAAGAAATAGATGAATCTTTGGCTTCTGCTATGCTGAATCTAAAACAAAGAAGGGaggaagagaaaaaagaaaatgaaattgcAAAAGCTAAGAAAATGATGCAAGCAGAATCAGAAGTGAGTGAACCAGCTTCAGAAAAACCAAAAACAACAGTGGAGGAGATTGTTGTACAAGAAGAGAAGATTGTGAGCTCGGATGAAGCTACAGTGGAGCCTGAGTTGCATGTATCAGAAATGATGCCTGTAACTAATGTAATTGAAGAGGAGCCTGCACCAGAAGTGAGAAATGAAGAGGTTTCTGCACCACAAGTGATTGAGAAGAAGGTTACACCAGATGGGGTCGAGGAGCAGCCtgcaaaaaataagaaaaatgaaagtgCTGAACCACAAGTGGTTGAGAACACGGTTGCACAACAAATGGTTGAGGAGCCAGCAGAACCTCATACTCCTACACAGTCGCAGGTGCAACAACCAGTGGAAGCTGAACTATCTGTTGGTGCAGAACAATCTTCTCTTCCTTCACCAAAAACTCCATTGAATGAAGTCTCAATATCAACATTAATTTCAAGCACAAAAACAGATTTGAAATTGGACGAAATTTTTGAAGACAAAGGAGAAAAAGAAGATGAAGGAGAAGGGTAAATTTTAACTGTATTAAAACTGAATTAGTATTTGTGAAACTTTGGTTATATTATGAAAACTATTTTAAAGACATAATAATGTTTTGGTTATTTAAAATGtcataataatatgtcatacTCTTCTAGTTTTTGTTCTATCCTTTTCAAACCTGTTAAATTTTTTTGGATCATTCTTTTTGAATgttatgttctttctttttgtaccttttgttcattctttttACTTTATATGTTCATACTCTTAATCTTATATGTTCATACTCTTAATCTTATATGTTCATTTTATAATTATGTtgattttttgttaaatttttggTACTCTTAATCTTATATGTTCATATTAGTAATCTTAtatgttcaatttataattatgttgattttttgttaaattttttgTATATACAGAAATGAGAAAGGTGACAAAGGAAAAAGACCTCAAAGGATTCACAAACTACCGGCTGCCTTCTCTTCTCCATATTTGGTCAAGTATCGAGACTTGTTCAAAAATCTGGACACAATGCATCAAAGCCTAGCAGATTATGTCTTAAGTGGTCAGGACAACaggtattttctttaatttcacgtaaaaataatttaaaatttaaattcttATACTTCCTCCTAATTTACTTCCTGTTTGTAGTGAGGTTCTTTATTTTGATGGATACAACTACATCAATAGAGAGGACATGAAAACACTGGTTGATGAAGTGGAAGTGGTTGACTGTGTGATTGATTCATGGTCAAAGTATCTAAATGCAAAGGGCCATAAAGATAAACTCTTCCTTTCAACAGTTCCATATGTAAGTATAATAATTGATGTTAtttaaaatgttcattttgtttatataaaatgatcaattttattaaaaagaatGTTCAATATTAAAACAAGTaatgtttaatatatttaaatagaatgttcataattacaatacataatgttcaaaattttgaaatacaatattcattattgaaataattaatgttctacaaaattaagataaaaattacaaatgattaaattgaaattttcaTTATCATTGTAACTAATTTTACatatatttataattgaatGTTGATTATGTTTAAATGCAGCATATTATGTGCACAAACAAGGTGTGTCCAGCAGGATCCTCCTACGAAAAAAGGCTTGAGGATTTTAACAGAAGGGTTAACGAAGAACTGGTTAACTATAATTTCAAAAACATTCATCAATTTAAACAGGTAAACCTATATAACTACTAACCCATtcttcaaactttaatgttcattttaatgtTTGTAATTTGTTCATTGTTTTTAAGTTAAATAATTACCTCTTTTTCAGATATTCATCCCTGTTCTTGCTGCAAAACACTTCTATCTCCTAGTCATCAACCATTACAATGCAACTGTGGATGTAATTGACAACAGGCCTCTACCAAGAAATGTAAAATTTGAGGATAAATATGAGGGACACCCAGAAGTTGTGGTAAGAAATAAATCATTCATAAAATGTATATTTGAAACATCGTAGATAATTATCTTACATTTATGAACATAAATTCCAGTTGGATGCTTTTGCAAAATATATGGGCACATTTGGATATGAGGTAGAACCAATGCAaaagtatgaaatgaatttggtCAAGATGAAATGGAGAAGCATGAAAGACTATACAAACTGCGGTGTGTATGTCATGAAGCACATGGAGACCTATACTGGTGA contains these protein-coding regions:
- the LOC130467318 gene encoding uncharacterized protein, with the protein product MKKRKEEEEEVQEEEELEGNDEEEQEEEEEQNEEEEEEEEEDEENEEDEEWEEEEEKEQNKMPKEKTVPVKERLVQFEKQRQKIASKRTAAKANLPAERKTKRKITDEEYEVKEENIEKALIVEREVSPLAMITKEVPAKKKPKKSIAVYKEKVAEEEEEKTGVRGGHGKFISFISMMNEQKKEAVRNIGLGALLDFQLPTSSQQFVTWLCNNFEENNQYLYLPKNEKILIEFEDVKKIYGLPSGEVDIVEAKSDKASEEFSAFMASWKKIFGNKVPSVQKILKYYSQEDQIEAGPDANFITSFLVVTVNTLIKSTLSNQAYFKFLFSMMNHEQIRNLNWCKYVWETLLSTTAQYKKNLKQKDKATFFTGPLPLLTIFYFDRVQRMNFFPPRRIPLVSCWTKEIGHKRNKLEESGFGLGKVLPKINIEEKQTRKEFMDEFVGIIQAVGDNLSKLSDSLKKAQEFFPGNELVSKVEEFLSKMAKEPSLSQDEWSGDFIKALLEKEKELLDAIELEKNKAKKDKKRYEYDIKNAFDLGLSPSPIIDDDKLKREKAGTSTSTPNLSLEEIDESLASAMLNLKQRREEEKKENEIAKAKKMMQAESEVSEPASEKPKTTVEEIVVQEEKIVSSDEATVEPELHVSEMMPVTNVIEEEPAPEVRNEEVSAPQVIEKKVTPDGVEEQPAKNKKNESAEPQVVENTVAQQMVEEPAEPHTPTQSQVQQPVEAELSVGAEQSSLPSPKTPLNEVSISTLISSTKTDLKLDEIFEDKGEKEDEGEGNEKGDKGKRPQRIHKLPAAFSSPYLVKYRDLFKNLDTMHQSLADYVLSGQDNSEVLYFDGYNYINREDMKTLVDEVEVVDCVIDSWSKYLNAKGHKDKLFLSTVPYHIMCTNKVCPAGSSYEKRLEDFNRRVNEELVNYNFKNIHQFKQIFIPVLAAKHFYLLVINHYNATVDVIDNRPLPRNVKFEDKYEGHPEVVLDAFAKYMGTFGYEVEPMQKYEMNLVKMKWRSMKDYTNCGVYVMKHMETYTGDPEHEWICDLKANDTNQIRKLRVTFCGLLMLSKQNEMHESNINEAWRS